Part of the Chlamydia muridarum str. Nigg genome is shown below.
TTGCATATGTGGGAAGCGTTTGTGCAGCCACCATGCTGCAGAGAGTCCTGCAATACCAGAACCAACAACTAATGCATGTTTCATATGGATTTTGAAAAAATCGGTTTTTCTGCAACGTTTTTCAGAAAGTAATAATCAAAAGCCGTAGCAATTACTCGTACAAAAAGCTCTCCAAGAGGAGTGACTTGTAAAGAGGAAGAGTCTTGGCGGATTAGGCCAGCACTTTCCATCCCGCATAACCGATCGTAGCTATCAGCAAAGTATAGATCAAATCGTTCATGGAAAAGTTGCTCAAACTCGAGCTTAGATAAAGAAAAAGAACACATCAGAGTATGAATGACCCATTTGCGGATTTTATCGTCTTGAGAAAGGATTTTTCCTTTTACAGTAGCAAGTTTTCCGGAATGGATGGTCGTGGAATATTCACGAAGATCTTTAGAATTCTGTAAGTAAATGCCTCGAATAAAGCTAGTTGCTGACAAGCCAAATCCTAAAAGATCTTCTTCAGGAGGAAGGGAATACCCTTGAAAATTTCGAATAAGGGTTTTGTTTTTAAGTGCAATAGTTAGGGGATCATCAGGAAGAGAAAAATGATCAAGGCCAATAGCCTGGTATCCTTCTTGGATAAGGGCTTGTCGAGATTGAGAATAAATCGCAAATTTCTCTTCCATAGAGGGAAGGTCTTTTGTTCGTAAAGCTTTTTGATGAGGCTTGACCCATGGCACATGTGCAAAAGAGAATAGGGCTAAGCGATCAGGCCGCATATCTAAAATATGTTGAATGGTTTGTTTGAAACTCGATTGCGTTTGTTTAGGAAGCCCATAAATAAGATCAATATTGATACCTGTGAAATTCAGATCACGGAATTGTTTATAGGCCAAGAGGGATTCTTCATAGGATTGGCGTCTACGGACGGCCTCTTGAACTTCCCATTGAGTATCTTGGATTCCAAGGCTGACACGATTAAATCCAAGGTTCTGAAGAAATAGGGGTTTATCTGCATCTTCTCGTAGGCTACGTGGATCAAATTCAATAGCAAGTTCTTCGATATTAGAGAGATCAAAAAATTGATGAATATGAGTAAATAGGTGTGTGAATTGAGCTCGTGATAGACGACTAGGAGTTCCTCCTCCAAAGTGAATTCTAGAAACAGGCTTTTTCCCTCCTAACAAAGAGAATGTGAGACGCATTTCTTGAATCAAGGATTCTATGTAATGATCCACAATCTCCTCTTTTCTATTTAAAACAACAGAGCACCCGCAATAAAGGCACATAGATTGGCAGAAGGGGATGTGGAAGTATAAAGAAAGAGGCTGGTGCTCATCAGCCAGGTTTTTTAAGGCTGTATAACCATAATCTTGGGATGCTTCCCAATCGACGATAGTGGGATAACTCGTGTAGCGAGGGGCCGGTTGATGAAGCCCTTTTAGGAAGTTGAAATTGATGTTAAACATTTGACGACAGCCTGTACATTTTCTAATGGCGTTTGAGGTAAGATACCATGTCCTAAATTGAAAATATAATGCGATTGCTGTTTTAGGGGAGCAAGATAGGTTTCGAGATGTGCAATCAGTAAGTCTTGGGGGAGAAGTAGAAGAGCGGGATCGAAATTTCCTTGAATAGACCCAGGATCTCCTAACTGGCGATAAATTTCTGAGAGTTCTACGTGATAATCAGGATGGAGCGTATCTGCACCTGTTGCATATAAAGAT
Proteins encoded:
- the hemN gene encoding oxygen-independent coproporphyrinogen III oxidase; amino-acid sequence: MFNINFNFLKGLHQPAPRYTSYPTIVDWEASQDYGYTALKNLADEHQPLSLYFHIPFCQSMCLYCGCSVVLNRKEEIVDHYIESLIQEMRLTFSLLGGKKPVSRIHFGGGTPSRLSRAQFTHLFTHIHQFFDLSNIEELAIEFDPRSLREDADKPLFLQNLGFNRVSLGIQDTQWEVQEAVRRRQSYEESLLAYKQFRDLNFTGINIDLIYGLPKQTQSSFKQTIQHILDMRPDRLALFSFAHVPWVKPHQKALRTKDLPSMEEKFAIYSQSRQALIQEGYQAIGLDHFSLPDDPLTIALKNKTLIRNFQGYSLPPEEDLLGFGLSATSFIRGIYLQNSKDLREYSTTIHSGKLATVKGKILSQDDKIRKWVIHTLMCSFSLSKLEFEQLFHERFDLYFADSYDRLCGMESAGLIRQDSSSLQVTPLGELFVRVIATAFDYYFLKNVAEKPIFSKSI